The nucleotide window TCAATCTGCCAGCAAAGCCCCTGAGGCTTTCTGTGATTAGGAAAGCCACAAGGGCAGCCAGAAATCTGCATATCCCAACCCTTCCTTGCTGGGATTTCAggatctccatctcatctatcttgccaacatgtctcacccacatcctgcctctggcttggaacaccctccctcttcatattcattcattcagtagtatttactgagcgcttactatgtgcagagcactgtacttagcgcttggaacgtacaaatcggtaacagatagagacagtccctgccctttgacaggctcacagtctaatcgggggagacggacagacaagaacaatggcattaaatagaatcaaggggaagaacatctcattaaagcaatagcaaataaatagaatcagggtgatgtacatgtcattaacaaaataagacgatcactctccccactttcaaagacttactgaaagcccacctcctccaagaggccttccccgactaagctctcatttcctcttctccccatttccttctgcatggcccttgcacttgaatttgctccctttattcacccctccctcagctccacaccacttatgtacgtatccataatttattcatttctattaatgtccatctccccccttagactgtaatctcactgtgggcagggaacgtgtctacctaccctgctatactgtactctcccaaggacttggtacagtgctcttcacatagtaagtgctcaataaatatgactgattgattgatcccaagcCAGCTGTCCCCGTGCCGTTTCCCAGTCTACAGGTTGGGACCTGGGAGCCGCTTTTCCAGCAGGACGTTCTTCACCCTCATTTCTGAGACTTTTTCAAAAACTGTTTCACACCGACCCTGCGATCCATTCTGAAAGTTGAGATCAATTGGATCTGAGGGCGGGGAACCTCTAAAATAAGAAGCAGGCAGCAGCTTTCTAGCAAATTCACAACCTCCAGCCAGATCGATAAACCAGTGTACGGAGGTCATCCCCCTAATCTATTTCAAAACCCTGATTGCAGTTGGGAAAATGGTATGTTATGGGAAGTATTACATTCAGCTCAGTTAGGATTGCACAATAAAAGAAgcaataacttatttatattacagAAGTCCCTGTGATAGCTCCTTTTTGCGTAGCTTCATTTTATAGCTCTTTCTACGtttggtcgtatttactgagcccttactgtgtacagagcactgtactaagagcttgggagagtataatacagcagtaaacagacacattccctgcccataatgagcttacagtctagagtctacagtctgtGTCACTGGTGAGTTTAAGAATCTATGAATTTATGAACAGCCAGAACACTATTCCCCAGCTGGGAGGTGAATATCATCACATAGGTCATAGAAAAGGATTTTCCTTTCATCCGGAATCGGGATCATCAGTGTCACAGAAGTCTCAAGAAAGTAAACGCTCTGACCTGACCTCCTTGGGTTACTTGGAATTTCTCCAGGAGTTCCTTGCCAGCAAAACGGAACTAACAGATAGACAGGACTGATCTCTGGAAATGGTCTCGTctcgtcttgtgctgtcgagtcgcctctgcccctcagcgactccatggacgcatctctcccagaacgccccacctccatctgcaatcgttccggtagtttatccacagagttttcttggtaaaaatacagaagtggcttaccattaccgccttccacgcagtaaactagtgtccgccctcgactctcccatgccgttgctgcccagcacgggtgagttttgacttgtagcagatggccttccgctcgctagccactgcccaagctaggagtgaaatgggtaggcctctgctgacTCTCACTCCCATAGCCAGGACTGGTAGaatacaggaaactctccaggtgtgcttCTGAGAGAGGACTGGAAATGGTAGCCAAATAATAACATTCACTTGCCTGAGTGGGATAGACACTAGTAGGTTCTGTTCCAAGGCCAGGTTAGAAAGCTGCCCACACTTCTGGAGGGCCCCAGCTTCGAACAAGCTCACAATATTGTTGTCCAGGAACaaatgcttcagttctctcaatcCGTGGAAGTCCTGGGCTGTAACTCTCTGAATCTGGTTGTTACTGCAGTCCAGCTTCTGCAGCCTGGAGGGCAGCCTGCTAGGCAAAGCCCGAAACTGATTCTGAGACAGTTCCAGGGTCGTCAGATTGGCAAGGAACTGGGCCCCGTCAATCGAAGAGAGCAGGTTGTccgagaggaagagatgggagaggttCTCCAAGTGCCTTATGTCCCGAAACTTCACCGCTTTGAGCCGGTTTCTCTCCAGCTTTAAAGAGAGCAGGGACTTAGGCAGGTCAACGGGGACTCTGGTCAGCAGGTTGCCCGCTAAACTGAGAAACCGCAGGTGCTGCAGAGATGCGAAGAAGCCGGGCGGGAGGAAGCGCAGCTGATTCTTCTCCATACTGAGATGCTTTAaacagggaaggtgaggaggcccGGAGAAAGACTCCAGACCGTTGCCATCCAGAACCAGGCTCTGCAAACTGCTGGGAGATGAAAGCGTGcggaaggagagagtggagacCATATTGTTCCGTAGCTCAAGCACTTGTAATTTCACCAGGCCTTCGAAGTCGGACTCCCGGAGGACGCTGATCGAGTTGTCATTTAGCTTCAGCACTTGGAGGCTGGCCGGGAGGAGGCTGGGAATGCGTCTTAATTTGTTTTTCCAGAGCTCCAGGGTCTTCAAGCTGCTCAGGGTTTGAAAGGTGTTGTTTTCGATGGACTCGGTTCCGCTGGCCAGCAGGGTAAATTCCTCCAGGTGAGACATACTGTTGAAGTCAGAGAGCTACCGAAATAGAAGACGTTACAAATCCAAGCTTTAAAACCTCAGCTGAGGATCCGcttgcttaactcctctgggcatcagttacctcatctataaaatgggttttaagattgtgagccccatgtgggacagggactgtgtccaacctgattaacttgtatctaccccagtacttagagtagTGTTGGgctcgtaataagtgcttaacaagtacaacaacaataataataaatagtctTTATAATTGGGGTTTCTTCTcaaagtcacacctggagagtttccagcactctacttgtctcggctgtgggagggaaagtcaggcaaaggcctgtccattccgctcccagcttgggcagtggctagcgagtggaaggcgatctgccgcaagtcagaactcacccatgctgggcagcagcggcatgggagagagtcgaggttggagactcgaatttactgcacggaaggcggcaatggtaaaccacttccagatctccaccaagaaaactctatggatccactaccggaatgattgcagatggaaagcagggcgttctgggagaggtgtgtctgtggtgtcactataGGTTGGttacgactcgatggcataagacaagataaataATTGGGGCACATCAGTGGTGTTTCTTCACAGTCTGTTTATGCCATTGTCTtggataagctcactgtgggcagggaacgtgtctaccaactctgttatattgtagagaagtagtgtggcttagtggaaaagagcacaggcttgggagtcagaggtcatgtgttctaatccggctctgccacttgtctgctgtgtgaccttgggcaagtcacttaacttctctgtgcctcagttacctcatctgtaaaatggggatgaagactgtgagccccaagtgggacaacctgattccgctgtgtctaccccagggcttagaacagtgttctgcacctagtaagcgcttaacaaataccataattattattattaatattactctcccaagtgcttagtacagtgctctgcacacagttaagtgctcaataaatatcactgactgatgagATGTTAtgctttaatgagacgttcttccccttgattctatttattgccattgttcttgtctgtcggtctcccccgattaggctgtaagtccgtcaaagggcagggactgtctctatctgttaccgatttgtacattccaagcgcttagtacggtgctctgcacatagtaagagctcaataaatattattgaatgaatgaatgaattttcaggcCAGGTCCTGACTGTTTGGCCCTGCTTCCACTAAAGATTCCAGTCACTTACTAAAACTGGAGTATCCAGTTTCCATttaacagagtggctcagtggaaaaagcatggacctgggagtcagaaggacctgggttctaattccagctccaccacatgtctgctgtgtgaccttgggcaagtcacttcacttctctgggcctcaattatctcaactgTCAAgtaaggatgaagactgggagccccatgtggggcagggactgtgtccaacctgattaaattgtatctatctcaatgtttagaacagtgcttggcacatagtaagtgcttaacaagtaccattattattattttcagattgTCATTAGAAAATTCAGGTGCTCTCACTGCTATAAAGTGTAACAAAATCaagatcaaatcaatcagtggcaattgttgagcattgactgtgtgcagagcactgtactaagcacttgggagagttcgatataacagttggtagacatattctctgctcgcAGTGGAACTTGCGGTCTGAGGGCAAGGCAgatattaatggaaataaataaattagaggtatgtccataagtgctgtggggctgagggtgggatgaataaaagctgCAAATCCAAAATGCAAGGGCCAAAATTAGTTACTAGGTGGAAAGTtacagatggaggaggaaagtTAGGGGAATTTCCAACAGTGAAGGAAGCGGCACGATATACtgcagagaacacaggcctgggagtcagaggatgtgggttctagtcccagctctgccagttactttctgtgtgaccttgggcaagtcgcttctcttctcggtgcctcagtttcctcatttgtagcaTGGGGAGTCAGTGTcttatctccttcctacttagactctgtgtctgagggaaaaggactgtgtctgccctggttatcttgtctctaccccagtgctcagttaagtgcttggaacagagcaagggctcaataaatattattaataagggtgGGTGCCTAGaggcagcgtggattagtggaaagaatacaggactgtgagtcagaaaaGCCAACTtcaagtcccaactctgccactggcctgctgggtcagtccatcgtatctattgagcgtttacggtgctaagcgcttgggagagtacgacattttaacagacacattccctgcccacaactggcttacactctagagacagacattaatataaataaattaattacagatatgtacataaattgtagggctgggagggaggatgaataaagggagcaagtcagggtgatgcaggaggagtcggagaaaaggaaaagagggcctagtcagggaaggcctcttggaggacacctTGGACGAATGCCTTCATCTTGTTGGGCCTGTTTCTTCATCGATAGACTGGGGATAATCAAtagatgaatcaatcatatttcttgagtgcttgctgtgtgtagagagcactgttctaagcatttgggagagtacagtgtacaatgtaactctctctacctcttagattttgagccccatgtgggatagggatggtgtctaatttgattatcttagCCCTTAGATCCAGGTAAATGTTTCttcaatatgatgatgatggtatttattaattatgaTGATCTTAGCCCTTAGATCCAAGTAAATGTTTCTTTaatatgatgatggtggtatttattaactacttattatgggtcaaacactggactaagcactgtggtgaataGAATGGAAtcaggatcagacacagtctctgtgtcacACGGGGGCTCAAGCTCTAAGAGCAGGTGAGAGAAGGTAGGTTatccttatttttcagatgaggaaatggaggcagagagaggctacGTGACTTGCCTAGTCACGTAGCGGGCAGACTGCAGaggcaggactggaacccaggtcacctgattctCAGTCTTGTGCTTTTCCACTGGCTTACGGCACCCTGAAACAGCTCCTCCAAATATCCTGTTGACTCTGTTGGAGACAGAGTTCTGGGTTGAATGAATCATGGGAGTGAGTCACTAATAATGTTGCTCATGATCTTATGCTCTTATCCAGACCATCGGGAACAGcctagcctattggaaagagcatggatctgggagtcggaggacccgtgttccaatctcggcttcacttctggcctgctgtgaccttgggcatgtcatttcacttctctgagcctcagtttccttatgaggtattaaatggggatttaatctttgatctccctcctacttagactgtgagctccatgtgggatagggattgagcccaacctaattaattggTATCtatcttagaacagcacttgacagataataagtgcttaacaagaatgatgatggtagtaataataataataataatccccagccATGGTGAGTCTCAGAGGCCCCAGACCAAACTCTACCCTTCCCACTGAAGAGGAACATAAGACCCTGGAGAGTCCTCTATCCCCTCTGGGGCCTTCTCGGTCAGGTCAACTCTGGCCTCTCTGAGCCTATCTCTTCCTGAACTAGACTGTAACCGGACtcatggatatagcacaggcctgggacttagaaggacctgggttctaatcccagcctctccacttgtttgctgtgtgaccttgggcaagtcggaaaccctacttaaaactcatcttctccaagaggccttcccagactgagctcccttctccctctactccctctaccacccccccttcacctctctgcagctaaaccctcttttccccctttccctctgctcctccacctctcccttcccctccccacagcactgtactcgtccgctcaactgtatatatttccattaccctatttattttgttaatgaattgtacgtcgcctcgattctatttagttgccatcgtttttacgagatgttcttcccctcgactctatttattgccattgttcttgtctgtccatctcccccgattagactgtaagcccgtcaaacggcagggaccgtctatctgttgccgacctgttcatcccaagcgcttagtacagtgctctgcacatagtaagcgctcaataaatactattgaatgaatgaatgaatgcttcatttCTCCATTGCCTccgcaacctcatctgtaaaatggaaattaagactgagccccaagagggacatggactgtatccaacctgattagcatgtatccaccccggcacttagtacagtgcctggcatatagtaagtgcttgacaaataccataaaaaaaaggaaaaatgggtgGGGAGTGAAGAGTCGGGCAATTCGATAAACCTCTACAAACCACTGGCCCTCCAGAAACTAATAGTGTAAGCATCATCGTGTGCGATCATCAAACCTCCACCATCAGAAGCAGTGGTTACATGTGCCCAGTCCACCATTGCCGAGTCTCCTCACCGACAGCCTGGGCCGCCCCATCATCTTGTCAAAACCGGGCCTTGAGCCCTGCCTGCATGGCTTCGTCCAAGAGGGAAGGGCCGAAGCAGCAACACCAGGTTGCCTCCACCAAGCACAGCTTGCTGGGAAGGCCACAGCTCTGGCGACCACCATGGAGGCGActgttaagactctgagccgtgAGAAGCCCGAAACTCTTGCCTTCTAGCCAGATTCCCTTAAAGTTTTTATTTAGTTTTTGTAGTTCTCCCTGTCCtcatcttttatgttgttttttgtgtacttttttttcttttgtgcctgtcaccagtcccctttccctctttatttctagatcgtgagcccctcaaCAGCCAGGAACcctgtctaatttttttttttttgttagtggtgtttgttaagtgattactaggttctaggcgctgtactaagcactggggtagatataaactaaacaggttggacacagtccatgtcccacatggggcccacggtcttaatccccattttatagataattgggcacagagaagtgaagtgatttgcccaaggccacacagcagataagtgacagaaccgggatcggaacccaggtcctctgacttccaggcccgggttctttccacaaggccatgctgttttccattaCTAAGTCATGTATTTTTTCCTAGCAGTTGCAGTAGTACTTTGCACggattaagcccttaataaatcctattacgaCTATTATTAAGTTGCCTAAAGCAATCATCAAATGCCTGCACACTTACTCTTGTCTGGGTCCCAGCCCCTTACTCTAACCTTATTCCAGTTTTTCAGCAATCAGTTTAGTCTATGGTTGAACTTCGATTTTTATCAGTGTTGATGAGATGTACTCATTTCTCCTTCACCAATAATCCTTTGGTTTTCTGCCATCTGTCATCAAGCATATTACAGTAGCTCTCAGTGCCCTGGACTAGTAAGGGCCGTGTGGAGAATGGCACCTACGGACGAGGAAACTAATCACTCTgtgaacaattaataataataattgtggtatttattaagcactatctgccagggactgtactaagcgacggggtgtatacaagcaaaccgAGAGGGGGTAATTATTGCCCAATGTTCACTTTTCATGTATATCGGTTGATTTTCATTCACAACTCATAGCTCAtctggaatatatatatatcaacTAGAAAATTATCACAAATTGCCTCTAGGTCATAAAATTGTGATTTGGCAAGTGGCCCAGGGGACGTATTGCTGTGAAAATGGTCCTTGctccccatttttttaatggtatttgttaagcgcttactatgtgccagccactgtactaagcactggggtagatagaaggcaatcgggtaggacacagtacctgttccatatggtgctcgcaggcttaatccccattttacaaatgaagtaaccgaagctcagaggataataataataataataatgttggtatttgttaagcgcttactatgtgccgagcactgttctaagcgctggggtagacataggggaatcaggttgtcccacgtggggctcacagtcttaatccccattttacagatgagggaactgaggcacagagaagttaagtgacttgcccacagtcacacagccgacaagtggcagagctgggattcgaactcatgagccctgactccaaagcccgtgctctttccactgagccacgcctaaagtcacacagcagacaaatgatggagctgggatttcatgcattcattcaatcctatttattgagcgcttactgttttcagagcactttgGCGAAGacaaaaacaaaccaacacattccctgcccctaaggagcttgcaggctggagcggggagacggacatcactacagatacataaatgacagatatgtacataagtgttgtggggctgggaggggggaagagcaaagagagcgagtcgggggtccttctgactccctggcccgtagtctatccactagcccacactgcgaGTGTGTGTGG belongs to Ornithorhynchus anatinus isolate Pmale09 chromosome 2, mOrnAna1.pri.v4, whole genome shotgun sequence and includes:
- the LOC100087738 gene encoding nephrocan-like, whose translation is MHLARAFLLLVLLVPLLSLGGLSADCPRRCSCDAAGGSVQCFRLVGVPSPLPLAARKLYISHSKIKHLQLSDFNSMSHLEEFTLLASGTESIENNTFQTLSSLKTLELWKNKLRRIPSLLPASLQVLKLNDNSISVLRESDFEGLVKLQVLELRNNMVSTLSFRTLSSPSSLQSLVLDGNGLESFSGPPHLPCLKHLSMEKNQLRFLPPGFFASLQHLRFLSLAGNLLTRVPVDLPKSLLSLKLERNRLKAVKFRDIRHLENLSHLFLSDNLLSSIDGAQFLANLTTLELSQNQFRALPSRLPSRLQKLDCSNNQIQRVTAQDFHGLRELKHLFLDNNIVSLFEAGALQKCGQLSNLALEQNLLVSIPLRLPNTLARLDLKGNRIRDIGEQEMRDLKQLQVLNLRNNKLSALDLRVLESLPRLRHLYLDGNPWNCTCDLLRARKVLTARGTDVRGGQCTAPAESQGENWMSSKKIMQQCESHFHQPEKAKELRKKAKSEDQMNTDDDYYDYELDYE